TCGCCTCCCCGTGGTCCGCGCAGATGCTGGAGTCCTTCGGCTCCGACAGCTCGGGCATCGCCCTCGCCTTCCTCGTGCACGGACTCACGTACGCCGTCTTCATGTCGCTCGGTGTGTTCCTGGTGCGGGTGCCGCGTCCCGCGAAGACCGCGGCCGACGGCACCCCGGCCCCCCTGGAGGGCGTCCAGGTCTCCGCGAGCAGCGCCGTGCGCACCCCGCAGTTCTGGCTGCTGTGGATCGTGCTCTGCATGAACGTGACCGCGGGCATCGGCATCCTGGAGAAGGCCGCGCCGATGATCACGGACTTCTTCGCGGACACCTCCACCCCCGTCTCGGTGTCGGCGGCGGCCGGTTTCGTCGCGCTGCTCTCGGCCGCGAACATGGCGGGCCGCATCGGCTGGTCCTCCACGTCCGACCTGATCGGGCGGAAGAACATCTACCGCGTCTACCTGGGCGTCGGCGCGCTGATGTACGCGCTCATCGCCTGGGTCGGGGACTCCTCGAAGCCCGTGTTCATCATCGCCGCGCTGGTGATCCTCTCCTTCTACGGAGGCGGCTTCGCGACCGTCCCCGCCTACCTCAAGGACCTCTTCGGGACCTACCAGGTCGGCGCGATCCACGGGCGGCTGCTCACCGCCTGGTCCACGGCCGGGGTCCTCGGACCGCTGATCGTCAACTGGATCGCGGACCGGCAGGAGGAGGCCGGCAAATCCGGTGCGTCCCTCTACGGACTGTCGCTGGTCATCATGATCGGGCTGCTCGTGGTCGGATTCATCGCGAACGAGCTGGTCCGGCCCGTCGACGCCCGCCACCACGTCCCCGCCCAGAAGGAGGCCGCCGATGTCCACGAGTGACAGCAGCCCGCCCGACGGCGCCGCGGCGGACGGCCCGGTGCCCGACCGCCGCCCGCTGATCGTCTTCGCCTGGGTCTGGGTGGGAGCGCCGCTGGCCTATGGTCTGTACGAGCTCGTGCAGAAAGCGACCCAGTTGTTCACCGGATAGGCGCCCGCTCGCGGTCATGGGCGGACCGCCGGACGTGATCATGGGATAGGTACCCGAACGTCCGCTGGAGGGGTGTTCGGGCGTCCGAGGGTCTGACGGAAGCCGACAAGGGTGGCGCGGCAATCCTGTGACTTTACGTGCCCGCGTACCCGTGAGTACCTGATCAGACTGGTGAGTCCCGTTACCCCGGCAAGCAAGGGACCGCCCATGAACGGCTCACGCATCACCGCCGTCGGCCATTACCAGCCCGCCAGGGTTCTCACCAACGAGGACCTGGCGGAGCTGGTCGACACCAGCGACGAGTGGATCACGAGCCGGGTGGGCATCCGTACGCGCCACATCGCCGGACCCGACGAACCGGTCGACGAGCTGGCCGCGCACGCCGCCGCCAAGGCCCTGGCCGCCGCCGGCCTCACCCCCGAGGACATCGACCTCGTCCTGGTGGCCACCTCCACCGCCGTCGACCGTTCGCCGAACATGGCCGCCCGGGTCGCCGCCCGCCTCGGCATGCCGTCACCGGCCGTCATGGACCTGAACGTGGTCTGCGCGGGCTTCACCCACGCGCTGGCCACCGCCGACCACGCCGTACGGGCCGGGGGAGCGACCCGCGTCCTGGTGATCGGCGCCGACAAGATGTCCGACGTGGCCGACTGGACGGACCGC
This sequence is a window from Streptomyces ortus. Protein-coding genes within it:
- a CDS encoding OFA family MFS transporter, which translates into the protein MSPPVAPPGWSRWLVPPAALSVHLSIGQAYAWSVFKPSLESALDLSGTQSALPFQLGIVMLGLSAAFGGTLVERNGPRWAMTVALICFSSGFLLSALGAATEQYWLIVFGYGFVGGIGLGIGYISPVSTLIKWFPDRPGMATGIAIMGFGGGALIASPWSAQMLESFGSDSSGIALAFLVHGLTYAVFMSLGVFLVRVPRPAKTAADGTPAPLEGVQVSASSAVRTPQFWLLWIVLCMNVTAGIGILEKAAPMITDFFADTSTPVSVSAAAGFVALLSAANMAGRIGWSSTSDLIGRKNIYRVYLGVGALMYALIAWVGDSSKPVFIIAALVILSFYGGGFATVPAYLKDLFGTYQVGAIHGRLLTAWSTAGVLGPLIVNWIADRQEEAGKSGASLYGLSLVIMIGLLVVGFIANELVRPVDARHHVPAQKEAADVHE
- a CDS encoding MFS transporter small subunit, whose product is MSTSDSSPPDGAAADGPVPDRRPLIVFAWVWVGAPLAYGLYELVQKATQLFTG